A region of the Pseudomonas sp. J452 genome:
TTACTGCAGCCTTCGTCGCCGGCGCCGAGATCGCCCTGCAGCTGGTCCGCCAGCATGGCCTGCGGGTCGCCGTGCTTAAGGCGCGCAGCCCGTCCTGTGGCAACACGCACAACTACGACGGCAGCTTCAGCGGCACGCTGGTCGACGGCGAAGGCGTCACCGCCGCCCTGCTGCGCCGCGCCGGGGTCAGGGTGTTCAATGAAAGCCAACTGGCCGAGGCGGCTGCCGAGCTGACACGCCTGGAGCGGCACGACGGCTGACCGGGCAGAACCCGCCGCATCGCCTAAGGTCAGTGCTGGACACCCGCAAAAGGAGCATCCGCATGAATCCTTCCCTGCGCACCCTGGGCCTTGCCGCCCTGCTTTGCGCCAGCCCCCTGCCGACCCTGAGCGCAGCAGAAGCGCCGCAACTGCCAGCGCCCGATGGCGCCCAGGTGTACTTCATCGAGCCGGCCGATGGCGCTACCGTCGGCCAGACCTTCACCGTCAAGTTCGGCCTCAAGGGCATGGGCGTGGCCCCGGCCGGCGTCGACTTCCCGGCCACCGGCCATCACCACCTGCTGGTGGATGTCAGCAGCATGCCTCTACTGGACAGCGCACTGCCGATGAGCGAGCAGATCCGCCACTTCGGCAAGGGTCAGACCGAGACCGAGCTCACCTTACCGCCCGGCCAGCACAGCCTGCGCCTGCTGTTTGCCGACAAGAACCACGTACCCTTCGATCCGCCGGTGATATCCGAGCCGAT
Encoded here:
- a CDS encoding DUF523 domain-containing protein; translation: MEKLLVSRCLLGHKVRYDGGAHGPFDLLQRWQEEGRIVALCPEVAGGLPTPRPPAEIPGGQGAQVLDGSQPVLTNLGEDVTAAFVAGAEIALQLVRQHGLRVAVLKARSPSCGNTHNYDGSFSGTLVDGEGVTAALLRRAGVRVFNESQLAEAAAELTRLERHDG
- a CDS encoding DUF4399 domain-containing protein — its product is MNPSLRTLGLAALLCASPLPTLSAAEAPQLPAPDGAQVYFIEPADGATVGQTFTVKFGLKGMGVAPAGVDFPATGHHHLLVDVSSMPLLDSALPMSEQIRHFGKGQTETELTLPPGQHSLRLLFADKNHVPFDPPVISEPISITVE